A segment of the Rhizobium sp. ZPR4 genome:
GCCGAAATTCTGAAGAATGCCGTGCAGAATGCCGATGCGGACGGCACCTATTCGCAGGAGCAATTCCGCGTCCGTGAGGCCGGATGATCAAGCTCGTTATCACCGGCCTGTGGGTCTGCGCCGTAACATTGGCCTCGGTCTATTTTTCGGTGCAAGTGGCGACGGCGCCCGCGATCAGTCCTGACGATGCCAAGAAGGCGCAGCAGGAGCTCGTCAAGGGCGAGTCGATCAACGTTCCCGTCATCGCCAACGGCCAGGTGACCGGCTATTTCCTGACGCGCATTTCCTTCATGATGGAAAAGGGCAAGGCGAATACATTTCAGGTACCTCTGCCGGAGCTGACGACAGACGAACTTTTTTCGCTGTTGGTCGGCAACAAGATGATCGATATCGCCCATACGCAGAATTTCGATGTTGCCGCCTTCCGCAGCGATCTGAAGAAGCGGATGAATGAGCGACTCGGTGGGGACTATGTCGCCGACGTGCTGATCGAACAGCTCGACTACCTTTCCAAGGAAGAAACCCATGGTGGGGAAAGCGTCGGCAAGAGAACGGTCAAGCCTGTCAAGATCGTGCAGGATGCGGCCAAGGACAAAGTGCCGGTCGAGTAATATCGCTCCGGTTGCAAGATGCCGGTTGGTATAATAATGTAAGCGATGTCTTACGTTTTGCCGATATGCTTAACAGATCCCTGATGGCTTTCAGCAAATCCAACCTTCCTTCCTAACGGAAAGTTGGATTTGTCTTGCTATAAACACCTCCAAGCCATGCCTCCCAGTCGCCGCACCGATGAACGGTGAGGGGCATGAGCTTTATGCGTACCGGCATCATGCGCATTGGCGATGTCGGGCAGGAGGGTGTTGGATTGAACCAGGTAGCCGATTTTGCCGTCGTCGCGTCACGCCGCATGATCTTCGATCTGCCGGTGTGCGATCTCGGCTGGGATGACGCGCTGACTTTCGTCAACGAGCTTGCTTCCCTGCCGGTCGGACAGACCTCGATCTCCTTCGTCAATGCTCACAACATGCTTGTCATGCTGCGCGATGACAGCTACCGCAATGTCCTTGAGCGCAATCTGGTCCTTCCTGATGGCGTTGGCCTCGACATCGCTTCACGCGTTGCTCATGGCGAACCTTTCCCTGCCAATTTGAACGGTACGGATTTCGTGCCCGCGCTGCTGACATTCATGGAGCGGCCGAGACGGATCGGCCTTCTGGGCGGCAAGCGCTCCGTCGTCGAAAAGGCAGCGGAGAGATTTCGCCAGCATGCCCCGTGGCACCAGTTTGTCGTCGTATCGGACGGTTTTTTCGATCCGGCGCGGAGCAATGCAGTGACCGCGGAAATCGGCCGCCAGAAGATCGATATTCTGATCGTCGGCATGGGCACGCCGCTGCAGGAAAAATGGGTCGCAGAACATGTCGGCCCGCAGCATGCGCGCCTCGTCCTGACCGTAGGCGCCTTGTTCGATTTCGTTTCCGAGACGGTGCCGCGGGCACCAAGGCTTGTGCGTGCGATGCGCAGCGAGTGGTTGTTCCGTCTGGTATTGGAGCCGAATAGGCTCTGGCGGCGTTACATGCTGGGTATACCGCTATTCTTCTATCAGGTTGTCAGGCATCAGTTCGGCCGCAAGGAGCGTGTCCTTCGCGCCGAGCCCCATCCGTTGCCGCAGCGGCGCATCGCTCCGCCGGGCAAATTAGCAAGTTAGAGCATTTCCAGGAAAAGTGCGTAGCGTTTTTCCGTCCGGAATGCGCAAAGAAACAAGAGCCTAAAGCGTTTTCGCGATTCGAAGAAAAGCGGAAATGCTTTAGTATTTGCGGGCTTGGCGTTAACTCTTTCTTTGGCATGAAATTTTAGAGTGGGTTAACCATTTGCATTGGTCTCGGACCATGTGCGCGAGATAACCCGCCATGTTTGAAAGCAAAGCCAGGACCGGATTCCACCCCGACGATGCGGAAACCCAAGAGGTTTCGCGGCGATCTGGCCGACATATCTCCCCTTACGGCGAAGACGACGACTTGCGTGGCGTCTCGGATCTGCGTGCAGCCAACTCCGA
Coding sequences within it:
- a CDS encoding WecB/TagA/CpsF family glycosyltransferase, yielding MNQVADFAVVASRRMIFDLPVCDLGWDDALTFVNELASLPVGQTSISFVNAHNMLVMLRDDSYRNVLERNLVLPDGVGLDIASRVAHGEPFPANLNGTDFVPALLTFMERPRRIGLLGGKRSVVEKAAERFRQHAPWHQFVVVSDGFFDPARSNAVTAEIGRQKIDILIVGMGTPLQEKWVAEHVGPQHARLVLTVGALFDFVSETVPRAPRLVRAMRSEWLFRLVLEPNRLWRRYMLGIPLFFYQVVRHQFGRKERVLRAEPHPLPQRRIAPPGKLAS